One stretch of Pedobacter riviphilus DNA includes these proteins:
- a CDS encoding TonB-dependent receptor, producing the protein MWSPENPDAYFPRFAGWRVGDFGLNAWRDMGVVQTRYMLNGAYMRIKNMTIGYTLPTSLISKLGVKKVRFYLSGENIAEINKIKFKVLDPEALTSSAWGTGKAYPFQRMYSVGLNVTF; encoded by the coding sequence ATGTGGAGCCCTGAAAACCCCGATGCTTATTTTCCACGTTTTGCCGGATGGAGAGTTGGTGACTTTGGGCTTAACGCATGGAGAGATATGGGCGTGGTTCAAACCCGTTATATGCTTAATGGTGCCTATATGCGTATAAAAAATATGACAATAGGCTACACCTTACCCACTAGTTTGATTAGCAAATTGGGTGTAAAGAAAGTAAGGTTTTATCTCAGTGGAGAAAATATAGCTGAGATCAATAAAATTAAATTTAAGGTATTGGATCCTGAAGCCTTAACCAGTTCCGCCTGGGGAACCGGAAAAGCTTACCCTTTTCAAAGAATGTATTCGGTCGGGCTAAATGTAACTTTCTAA
- a CDS encoding alkaline phosphatase family protein, with the protein MKKKGIALLLISLVSHFAIAQNTNKAENIIIISIDGLRWHEVFQGAEQQLIASKKYNSQDSTERIKKYWADNEQDRRTKLMPFVWGTIAKQGQLYGNRNEGSLVNVKNTFWFSYPGRNENLTGYPDPKVNSNDYPDNPNKNILEFIDQQKGYKGKVVAFASWDAVARIINRNRNGLMVNNPFEDVKGNNLTEAQKLANEAQHYEPQLWGSGERWDASTFAVAKSYIMAKHPKVVYLDLADTDDHAHEGKYDFYLDATHNIDAMIGSLWSYIQKDPFYKGNTTIIVMPDHGRGEGKQWTSHGSGTPHSNDTWFMALGPKIKPLGEVKNNGQIYQDQYAKTIVSLLGFNFTSVNPIGEVIESVVK; encoded by the coding sequence ATGAAAAAAAAAGGTATTGCACTCTTATTAATTAGTTTGGTTAGTCATTTTGCTATTGCGCAGAACACTAATAAAGCCGAAAACATCATCATCATTTCAATAGATGGATTGCGCTGGCATGAGGTATTTCAAGGGGCCGAACAGCAGCTTATTGCAAGCAAGAAATACAACTCACAAGATTCTACCGAGCGGATCAAGAAATATTGGGCCGATAATGAGCAGGATCGGAGGACTAAACTCATGCCATTTGTATGGGGTACAATAGCAAAACAGGGGCAGCTTTATGGTAACCGCAACGAAGGAAGTTTGGTTAACGTTAAAAACACTTTTTGGTTTTCCTATCCGGGCAGAAACGAAAATTTAACAGGTTATCCCGATCCTAAGGTTAACTCCAACGACTATCCCGATAACCCGAATAAAAATATACTCGAGTTCATCGATCAGCAAAAAGGGTATAAAGGCAAGGTTGTGGCTTTTGCATCCTGGGATGCCGTAGCCAGAATTATTAACCGCAACAGAAACGGATTAATGGTAAATAACCCATTCGAGGATGTTAAAGGAAATAACCTTACTGAAGCGCAAAAACTGGCTAACGAAGCACAGCATTACGAACCACAGTTATGGGGCAGCGGTGAGCGTTGGGATGCCAGTACTTTTGCTGTAGCAAAATCATATATTATGGCCAAGCACCCTAAAGTGGTATATCTTGATCTGGCCGATACTGATGATCATGCCCACGAAGGTAAGTATGATTTTTACCTGGATGCTACCCATAACATTGATGCCATGATCGGCAGTTTATGGAGTTATATACAGAAAGATCCATTTTATAAAGGTAACACCACAATAATTGTAATGCCAGATCATGGCCGCGGTGAAGGAAAACAGTGGACAAGTCATGGTTCCGGTACTCCGCATTCTAACGATACCTGGTTTATGGCTTTAGGACCAAAAATAAAACCACTTGGCGAAGTGAAGAATAACGGACAGATTTACCAGGATCAGTATGCTAAAACAATCGTCAGCTTATTGGGCTTTAACTTCACTTCAGTAAACCCTATCGGTGAGGTTATTGAATCTGTTGTGAAATAA
- a CDS encoding SusC/RagA family TonB-linked outer membrane protein, with the protein MDFFTPYLPIYKNRQANRIAQAFFAWYVGIDLDKKRRFIMRIKLTALICFITCLHIYAAGFGQSITLNVKNASLQLVLDKIEKQSGYNLWVQTELLKKGNKVSLDVKNKPLEAVLKDVFKDQSLSYAIVGKTIVIKNRVDEQSSILGYPLMVFINIEGKIVDSKGAPLPGASVRVKGTTKATTTNTEGKFSIVADKTDILVISFVGYKTKEVSLNGQSTLTIQLEDSAAELTEFVVVGYGSTKKVNLTGAISTVSGAVLEDRPIPNIGQGLQGVIPNLNITNSSGKLGQSPDFNIRGFESINGGEPLFVVDGMPLNSPAEAIRLNPQDVESITVLKDAASSAIYGGRAAFGVVLITTKSGKYNTGVSVQFSSNYSVKKISQLPEVVTDPATVMKYRNLGYSSYYGTNMPGYTQQMIDYANARSKDPSLPPYYVNPSDPSQYVYVGNTNWFDEFYRKTSPTTDNNLSVSGGSDKVKYNFSTGYIDQQGILQGKNDEWMRYSMRGKIEFKATEWLKFGNTTQIGKVINNYPTFWNGTTERGMFIMTSEETHHLIFQKTQTEHGLQMHIVWLIFMTVGVVKIPLMII; encoded by the coding sequence ATGGATTTTTTTACTCCGTACCTACCTATTTATAAAAATAGGCAGGCAAACAGAATTGCCCAGGCTTTTTTTGCCTGGTATGTGGGGATAGACCTAGATAAAAAAAGAAGATTTATCATGCGAATCAAACTTACAGCCCTGATCTGTTTTATAACCTGCCTTCATATCTATGCAGCAGGTTTTGGGCAAAGCATTACTTTAAATGTAAAGAATGCGTCGCTGCAACTTGTGTTGGATAAAATTGAAAAGCAGAGTGGTTACAATTTATGGGTGCAGACCGAATTGCTTAAAAAAGGCAATAAAGTGTCGTTAGATGTCAAAAACAAACCGCTCGAGGCGGTGTTGAAGGATGTTTTTAAAGACCAGTCGCTTAGCTATGCCATTGTAGGCAAGACTATTGTGATAAAGAACAGGGTTGATGAGCAAAGCAGTATCCTGGGTTATCCATTGATGGTTTTTATTAATATTGAGGGTAAAATAGTAGATAGCAAGGGGGCTCCGCTTCCTGGAGCATCGGTAAGAGTGAAGGGAACCACAAAGGCTACTACCACCAATACGGAAGGAAAATTTTCGATTGTTGCAGATAAGACCGATATCCTGGTGATTTCTTTTGTGGGGTACAAAACCAAAGAAGTTTCATTAAACGGGCAGAGCACGCTAACCATACAGCTTGAAGACAGTGCAGCAGAATTGACTGAATTCGTAGTTGTAGGGTATGGCTCTACCAAAAAAGTAAATTTAACTGGTGCCATATCAACAGTAAGTGGCGCTGTGCTGGAAGACAGACCTATTCCCAATATTGGCCAGGGCTTACAAGGGGTTATCCCAAACTTAAATATTACCAATTCGAGCGGTAAACTTGGGCAATCGCCTGATTTTAATATAAGAGGTTTTGAATCTATTAATGGTGGCGAACCTTTATTCGTGGTTGATGGGATGCCTTTAAACAGCCCTGCGGAAGCCATTCGCCTCAATCCACAGGATGTGGAAAGCATTACGGTACTGAAAGACGCCGCTTCTTCCGCAATTTATGGCGGGCGTGCCGCTTTTGGTGTAGTGTTGATTACAACCAAATCAGGGAAATATAATACAGGAGTTTCGGTTCAGTTTTCTTCCAACTATTCAGTAAAGAAGATCAGCCAGTTACCTGAGGTAGTAACCGACCCCGCAACTGTTATGAAATATAGAAATTTAGGCTATAGTTCCTATTACGGTACCAATATGCCTGGTTACACACAGCAGATGATAGATTATGCCAATGCGCGTTCAAAAGATCCAAGCCTGCCTCCTTACTATGTTAATCCATCTGATCCAAGCCAGTATGTTTATGTTGGCAATACGAATTGGTTTGATGAATTCTATAGAAAAACAAGTCCAACTACTGATAATAATTTATCGGTAAGTGGTGGGTCCGATAAAGTAAAATATAATTTTTCTACAGGTTATATTGATCAGCAAGGGATACTGCAGGGAAAAAATGATGAATGGATGAGGTATTCAATGCGGGGAAAGATAGAATTCAAAGCTACAGAATGGTTGAAATTTGGTAATACCACACAAATTGGCAAGGTTATAAATAATTATCCCACTTTTTGGAATGGTACAACAGAACGGGGGATGTTTATCATGACATCGGAAGAAACCCATCACTTAATATTCCAAAAAACCCAAACGGAACATGGACTCCAAATGCATATAGTGTGGCTTATCTTTATGACGGTGGGCGTGGTAAAAATACCACTAATGATAATTTAA
- a CDS encoding alpha-L-fucosidase: MERSFIMVFTLNFDDPDEAWTMTKYTIPADGEIAEGFNPEHIDAKELGVDRSPSQLNVTMVCLFQILDIMNAKYNNKKNSLLLTAIMLLCHCAYSQTMPSMWDSRSNGKEHPNLKWFKDAKFGIFIHWGLYSKLAGEWQSKRYYGSGEWLMYQAKISAKDYGLVAGEFNPLKFNATEWVDLIKSSGARYMVVTAKHHEGFAMFDSKVSDFSITKASPYGKDVMKELSGAAANAKLPFGFYYSQFLDWHEPNGGGNDWDFKQSKDYHKYYEEKSIPQLKELLTNYGKLGMVWFDMPGGLNKQETQFLVDDLHKLQPQTLFSSRVGQGLGDYMDFGDSEMPAEPIAKPWEAIYTFNDSWGYIAHDQNFKTSSDIIRLIATASSKGGNLMLNIGPDGDGSIPQANIDCLKSVGRWLKVNGESIYASIAGFIPAQPWGVTTSKPGKLYLHIFQRPNNGKLLVPGFSPKAISVSTLAGSVALKWRQTGEDLEVTLPNVPVTGLADEVLTVSYAGKTPDYQNSMPITVSAAYESNELPVISAQHKGATRIETLTYNHYFGDWKHVTVLGAMKSPADSTIFTIRALEPGYYKIYLDYVCPSASAGQEGKVTMNGREFNFKTLSTCNEINSDKPVSFIKHAVGVINLPQKAIYKLAVTPLTDGKELFKIKNVLLEADKP, from the coding sequence ATGGAACGTTCATTCATTATGGTGTTTACACTCAACTTTGACGATCCCGATGAAGCTTGGACAATGACTAAATATACAATTCCGGCCGATGGGGAGATTGCAGAAGGATTCAATCCGGAGCACATTGATGCCAAAGAACTGGGGGTAGATAGATCACCATCACAACTAAACGTCACGATGGTTTGCCTGTTCCAAATATTAGATATCATGAATGCAAAATATAATAATAAAAAAAACAGTCTGCTGCTAACAGCTATCATGTTGCTCTGCCACTGTGCTTACTCGCAAACCATGCCATCTATGTGGGACAGTCGTTCCAATGGAAAGGAACATCCTAACCTCAAATGGTTTAAGGATGCGAAGTTTGGTATTTTTATCCATTGGGGGCTTTATTCGAAACTGGCTGGTGAATGGCAGAGTAAGCGGTATTATGGCAGCGGCGAATGGCTAATGTATCAGGCAAAAATAAGCGCTAAAGATTACGGATTGGTGGCTGGGGAATTCAATCCTTTAAAATTTAATGCCACCGAATGGGTGGATTTAATTAAGTCTTCGGGTGCACGTTACATGGTCGTAACCGCTAAGCACCACGAAGGCTTCGCCATGTTTGATTCAAAAGTCAGTGATTTCAGCATAACAAAAGCGAGTCCCTATGGAAAAGACGTGATGAAAGAACTTTCGGGAGCAGCGGCCAATGCCAAACTACCTTTCGGCTTCTATTATTCCCAGTTTTTGGATTGGCATGAGCCAAATGGCGGAGGAAACGACTGGGATTTTAAGCAATCTAAAGATTACCATAAATATTATGAGGAAAAATCTATTCCGCAGCTTAAAGAATTGCTAACCAATTATGGTAAGTTAGGGATGGTTTGGTTCGACATGCCTGGAGGGTTAAATAAGCAGGAAACTCAATTCCTGGTTGACGACTTGCATAAGTTGCAACCACAAACGTTGTTTAGCAGTCGTGTGGGGCAGGGATTGGGAGATTATATGGACTTTGGAGACTCGGAAATGCCGGCAGAACCTATTGCAAAACCCTGGGAAGCCATTTACACCTTTAATGACTCGTGGGGCTACATTGCACACGATCAAAACTTTAAAACATCGTCAGATATTATCAGGTTGATTGCTACGGCTTCTTCAAAAGGAGGAAACCTGATGCTCAATATTGGACCCGATGGAGATGGTTCAATCCCCCAGGCCAATATCGACTGCCTAAAAAGTGTCGGCCGGTGGCTGAAAGTCAATGGCGAGAGCATTTATGCCAGTATAGCCGGCTTCATCCCTGCGCAACCCTGGGGAGTTACAACCTCTAAACCCGGTAAATTGTATCTACATATTTTTCAACGGCCTAATAACGGTAAATTACTGGTGCCGGGCTTTTCTCCAAAAGCAATCAGTGTAAGCACTCTTGCTGGTAGCGTTGCACTAAAATGGCGGCAAACAGGAGAAGATCTGGAGGTTACGCTACCTAATGTGCCGGTAACAGGCCTTGCTGATGAGGTGCTGACGGTTAGTTATGCAGGTAAAACGCCAGATTATCAAAACAGTATGCCCATTACGGTTTCTGCTGCTTACGAATCGAATGAACTGCCTGTAATTTCAGCGCAACATAAAGGCGCAACCAGGATAGAGACACTTACTTACAACCATTATTTTGGAGACTGGAAGCATGTTACAGTATTAGGGGCAATGAAATCGCCAGCCGACAGCACAATTTTTACTATCCGCGCTTTAGAACCGGGCTACTATAAAATTTATCTGGATTATGTCTGCCCTTCAGCCTCCGCTGGTCAGGAAGGAAAAGTTACAATGAATGGTCGGGAGTTTAATTTCAAAACGCTCTCTACTTGCAATGAGATAAATTCCGACAAGCCTGTTTCTTTTATCAAACATGCTGTAGGTGTGATTAACCTACCACAGAAGGCTATTTATAAGTTGGCGGTTACGCCACTAACAGATGGAAAGGAGCTTTTTAAAATCAAAAATGTTTTATTGGAAGCAGATAAACCTTAA
- a CDS encoding TonB-dependent receptor domain-containing protein, producing the protein MPKNPNGTWTPNAYSVAYLYDGGRGKNTTNDNLTTFDAQLSFFKNKLRGFASYTFRNVNVNAQDNYVPIFYQTADQTRNIQDGVSGIRSRADQNTQKVFNAYVEYEQTFAKKHYFKIMTGIGSERYRFEWNSVMRNNLISTATPVLSLATDPNPTYGADGGEYALNSAFTRINYSYDNKYLLELNGRMDATSRFPVNDRVGYFPSLSAGWRISEEGFFSGLKNVIDDAKFRVSYGSLGNQDVGYYAYIASLRSSGKISNILGGTQPPAVYAPGLVSPSLTWEKQNTKNLGLDLSMLKSRLGLTLEYYIRDVKDMLTVPQQLPAVLGTTPPLTNAADLRTKGWEATISWNDKFTLASSPFSYNFRLVLSDNQTTITKFSNPNGLINDYYVGKKVGEIWGFVGDGFFTSDADVASHANQSAVDGYYGFHAGDPKYVDLNGDGKIDIGKQTLADHGDLKVIGNNTPRYTFGFNASFAWKGFDFSTFLQGVGKRDYWPGDRTGYFWANILHPGSRFIST; encoded by the coding sequence ATTCCAAAAAACCCAAACGGAACATGGACTCCAAATGCATATAGTGTGGCTTATCTTTATGACGGTGGGCGTGGTAAAAATACCACTAATGATAATTTAACCACTTTTGATGCTCAGTTAAGTTTCTTCAAAAATAAGCTTCGTGGCTTTGCAAGTTATACTTTCAGAAACGTCAATGTCAATGCTCAAGACAATTATGTCCCTATCTTTTATCAAACCGCAGATCAAACCCGGAATATACAGGATGGTGTTAGTGGCATCAGGTCACGCGCTGATCAGAATACTCAGAAGGTTTTTAATGCTTATGTAGAATATGAGCAAACATTTGCGAAGAAACATTATTTTAAAATAATGACAGGTATTGGAAGCGAACGGTACCGTTTTGAATGGAATAGTGTTATGAGAAATAACCTGATCAGCACCGCTACACCTGTATTGTCTTTGGCGACTGACCCTAACCCAACATACGGAGCCGATGGAGGTGAATATGCTTTAAATAGTGCGTTTACAAGGATAAATTATTCTTATGACAACAAATATCTGTTAGAATTAAACGGACGTATGGATGCTACTTCAAGATTCCCGGTTAACGATCGGGTGGGGTATTTTCCTTCGCTATCAGCTGGATGGAGAATCTCTGAGGAAGGATTCTTCTCCGGGTTGAAAAATGTAATTGATGATGCGAAATTCCGTGTTTCCTATGGCTCACTCGGTAACCAGGATGTTGGCTATTATGCATACATTGCCTCATTGCGTTCCAGCGGGAAGATTAGTAATATATTAGGAGGAACCCAGCCACCAGCTGTTTACGCCCCAGGTTTAGTTTCTCCAAGTTTAACCTGGGAAAAACAAAATACCAAAAACTTGGGACTTGATTTAAGTATGTTAAAGAGCAGGCTAGGACTCACCTTAGAGTATTACATAAGGGATGTAAAAGATATGCTTACAGTACCTCAGCAACTACCTGCTGTATTGGGTACTACACCTCCACTTACCAATGCCGCCGACTTGAGAACTAAAGGATGGGAAGCCACTATATCATGGAATGATAAATTCACGCTCGCCAGTTCACCCTTCTCCTATAATTTCAGACTTGTCCTATCAGATAACCAAACCACCATTACTAAATTTAGTAACCCTAATGGCCTTATAAACGATTATTATGTGGGTAAAAAAGTAGGTGAAATATGGGGTTTTGTTGGCGATGGTTTTTTTACAAGCGATGCTGATGTAGCGAGTCACGCCAATCAGTCGGCAGTCGATGGATATTATGGTTTTCATGCCGGCGACCCTAAGTATGTGGATTTAAATGGGGATGGTAAAATTGATATTGGTAAACAAACCCTTGCTGATCATGGAGATCTAAAAGTGATTGGCAATAATACACCTCGATATACTTTTGGTTTTAACGCTTCTTTTGCCTGGAAAGGTTTTGATTTCAGTACTTTTTTACAAGGAGTAGGGAAAAGAGATTACTGGCCGGGGGACAGAACAGGCTATTTCTGGGCCAATATTTTGCACCCTGGGAGCAGGTTTATCAGCACGTAA
- a CDS encoding RNA polymerase sigma factor, with product MNSNHPSSYSDPELLDMVRNGDSLAFKELYNRYWDMLLDMAYKRLGYIEIAEEVIQDIFVNLFLRKEKLEVRSSLEGYLKNALKYKIFDVFRSMAVHDRYVATMLHQPAPHCQTPETNLEAKELSEKINMITEKLPQKCREVFLLSRIEQLSNKSIAEKLDISVSTVEKHIGKAMDIMKTGFRNYNAG from the coding sequence ATGAACTCAAATCATCCAAGCAGCTATAGCGATCCAGAACTTCTGGATATGGTACGGAATGGGGATAGTCTTGCATTCAAGGAACTATATAACAGGTATTGGGATATGCTATTAGATATGGCGTATAAAAGACTTGGTTATATCGAAATTGCTGAAGAGGTGATTCAGGATATTTTTGTAAATCTTTTTCTGAGAAAAGAGAAACTTGAGGTCCGGTCTTCCCTCGAAGGTTATCTCAAGAATGCACTCAAGTATAAGATTTTTGACGTCTTCCGTTCCATGGCAGTTCATGACAGGTATGTAGCAACCATGCTGCATCAGCCAGCTCCACATTGCCAAACTCCTGAGACTAATCTGGAAGCCAAGGAACTGTCCGAGAAAATCAACATGATTACCGAAAAACTCCCTCAGAAATGCCGTGAGGTTTTTTTGCTTAGCAGAATAGAGCAGTTATCGAATAAATCTATTGCCGAAAAATTGGATATTTCTGTCAGCACCGTTGAAAAGCATATTGGAAAGGCCATGGATATTATGAAAACAGGCTTCCGTAACTATAATGCAGGCTAA
- a CDS encoding FecR family protein, with protein MDQQRITELIEKVYQNKASAQEIEELDLLYAQYDSKIGYTESLGKSEKKELRESIYAQIEERLPKETKNPNKPVFKTKFILRVCMAIAASIFLIGLPIVYLTHLNPEKKAHRQLMADITPGGNKAFLILADGRKIDLDAAGNGKVAQQAGISISKTASGQLSYTFSGPINQSSDPSNDYNTIETPKGGQYLVKLPDGTQVWLNAASSLRFPLAFSGKERKVVLTGEGYFEVAKDKSKPFRVMSGNQMVEVLGTHFNINSYANEGNIKTTLVEGSVKVHSGAKTNTDLMLIPGQQAINNGHLMSLNTHPDIEEIISWKEGSFQFNDTSLSSIMRQLSRWYDVDVEFVGQVPDYHFHGRISRDTPIAQIFEILKTGGLNFTIEGRRIIVRD; from the coding sequence ATGGATCAACAGAGAATAACAGAATTAATTGAAAAAGTTTACCAGAATAAAGCCTCAGCCCAGGAAATTGAGGAATTAGATCTGCTATATGCGCAATATGACAGCAAAATAGGTTATACCGAAAGCTTAGGTAAAAGCGAGAAAAAAGAATTAAGGGAATCAATTTACGCCCAAATTGAGGAAAGGCTCCCAAAGGAAACGAAAAATCCCAATAAGCCAGTCTTTAAAACCAAGTTTATTTTACGGGTCTGCATGGCTATTGCAGCCTCTATTTTCCTGATAGGCCTCCCAATTGTATATCTGACTCATTTAAATCCAGAAAAGAAAGCGCACCGTCAGCTGATGGCTGATATCACACCTGGAGGTAACAAGGCTTTTTTAATTTTAGCTGATGGCCGCAAAATCGATCTTGATGCTGCAGGCAATGGAAAAGTTGCCCAACAGGCAGGAATCAGCATTTCTAAAACTGCCAGCGGGCAATTGAGTTACACGTTTAGTGGACCAATAAATCAAAGTTCAGATCCTAGCAATGATTACAATACTATTGAGACACCTAAAGGTGGGCAATACCTTGTAAAATTACCAGATGGTACACAGGTTTGGCTAAATGCAGCTTCATCTTTAAGGTTTCCGCTTGCCTTTTCGGGTAAGGAAAGAAAAGTGGTGTTAACGGGTGAAGGTTATTTTGAAGTTGCAAAAGATAAGTCTAAACCATTCAGGGTAATGAGTGGAAATCAGATGGTAGAGGTATTGGGTACACATTTTAATATTAACAGTTACGCCAATGAAGGTAACATTAAAACAACTCTGGTTGAAGGCAGTGTAAAAGTTCATTCAGGTGCAAAAACCAATACAGATCTGATGCTGATTCCCGGTCAGCAGGCCATAAATAACGGCCATCTTATGAGTTTAAATACACATCCGGATATAGAAGAAATAATATCATGGAAAGAAGGTTCTTTTCAATTTAACGATACCAGTTTATCGTCCATTATGCGCCAGCTTTCGAGGTGGTATGATGTAGATGTTGAATTTGTAGGGCAGGTTCCCGATTATCACTTCCACGGACGGATTTCACGGGATACGCCCATCGCTCAAATTTTTGAAATACTAAAAACCGGAGGCTTAAACTTTACGATTGAAGGAAGGAGGATTATAGTAAGAGATTGA
- a CDS encoding RagB/SusD family nutrient uptake outer membrane protein: MYKNKFLLIIGIITIVSIWSCKKELDRFPIASIAPQTFFKTEKDLELFSNGFYAYLPSAETVAEGDGQSDNQETVPGNKIVAGAYLLPSTDSKWSTNSTTSWGHLRNLNYFLENYSKADAPVASKNHYAGVARFFRAWFYYDMVARYGDVPWYSKTLGSEDTEAINKPRDPRALVMDSVLADLNFAIANIRKSTPTWTVNAYVAMAFKARICLFEGTWRKYRGLADANKFLTEAKNASKALMDENKYSLYSTGNPDVDYYNLFQMDAAPVSEVILAREYRTDLNIRHSVTADINGGYGWGYSKSLINSYLMKDGTRFTDQPGYATMTYMEEFANRDPRLLQTSVNPFYKRFNASNINGPKVSPNPKIGGANPTGYAQIKFYQDDPVKVIYGQSDNDAPIIRYAEVLLIYAEARAELGELTQADLDLTITKIRARAGMPPLSMGVSLDPILAAQYPNVLGAQRNVLLEIRRERRIEMASENLRYLDLMRWKVGNLMAEVFKGVYFPGLGVYDLNLDGAPDYAIVTAKPANPTPGVTYAIINTDVFLSNGNSGNIIPSPSVVKTFNENKNYLFPLPTTELLLNKKLVQNPGW; encoded by the coding sequence ATGTACAAAAATAAATTTTTATTAATAATAGGAATAATAACTATTGTTAGTATTTGGAGTTGTAAAAAAGAATTAGACCGGTTTCCAATTGCGTCTATCGCGCCACAAACATTTTTTAAAACTGAGAAAGATCTGGAACTGTTTTCGAATGGGTTTTATGCTTATCTTCCAAGTGCCGAAACCGTAGCCGAAGGAGACGGCCAAAGTGATAATCAGGAAACCGTACCCGGTAATAAGATAGTAGCGGGTGCTTATCTCTTGCCATCTACGGATTCCAAGTGGTCAACCAATTCAACCACTTCATGGGGGCACCTACGTAACCTCAATTATTTTCTGGAGAATTACAGCAAGGCAGATGCCCCTGTTGCTTCGAAAAATCATTACGCGGGTGTAGCCCGTTTTTTCAGGGCATGGTTTTACTATGATATGGTGGCAAGGTATGGCGATGTGCCCTGGTATTCTAAAACGCTGGGCAGTGAAGATACAGAAGCAATTAATAAACCACGAGACCCTAGGGCATTGGTGATGGATTCTGTGTTGGCTGATCTTAATTTTGCAATTGCAAACATTCGCAAATCTACACCAACATGGACCGTTAATGCCTATGTGGCAATGGCGTTCAAAGCCCGTATTTGTCTTTTTGAAGGGACATGGAGAAAATACCGGGGACTTGCAGATGCTAATAAATTTCTTACTGAAGCCAAAAATGCTTCTAAGGCACTTATGGATGAAAACAAATATTCCTTGTATTCAACCGGAAATCCGGATGTAGATTACTATAACCTTTTCCAAATGGATGCTGCACCCGTTTCCGAAGTTATTCTTGCAAGAGAATACAGGACAGATCTGAATATCAGACATTCTGTAACGGCCGATATCAATGGAGGATATGGATGGGGGTATTCTAAGTCATTAATCAATTCTTATTTGATGAAAGATGGCACACGTTTTACCGATCAACCCGGCTATGCCACAATGACTTACATGGAGGAATTTGCCAATCGCGATCCCAGGTTATTGCAAACGAGTGTAAATCCATTTTATAAACGGTTTAATGCATCAAACATAAACGGCCCAAAAGTGAGCCCTAATCCAAAAATTGGTGGTGCTAACCCGACCGGTTATGCACAAATCAAATTTTATCAGGATGATCCTGTTAAAGTTATATATGGACAATCAGATAATGATGCGCCAATTATCAGGTATGCGGAAGTGCTTCTGATTTATGCCGAAGCCAGGGCAGAACTGGGGGAACTCACACAGGCAGATCTTGATTTAACCATAACTAAGATTAGAGCAAGGGCTGGAATGCCACCTCTGAGTATGGGTGTAAGTCTTGATCCTATTTTGGCTGCTCAATATCCTAATGTTTTAGGGGCACAGAGAAATGTACTGCTCGAGATTAGAAGAGAACGCCGTATAGAGATGGCTTCAGAGAATCTACGTTATCTTGATCTCATGCGTTGGAAAGTTGGTAATTTAATGGCAGAAGTTTTTAAAGGAGTTTATTTCCCAGGGTTAGGGGTGTATGATTTAAACTTAGATGGAGCGCCAGACTATGCTATTGTTACCGCTAAGCCGGCTAACCCAACGCCTGGTGTCACATACGCCATAATTAATACCGATGTGTTTTTGTCTAATGGAAATTCAGGCAATATCATACCATCGCCCAGCGTAGTTAAAACATTTAATGAAAATAAAAATTATTTGTTTCCACTTCCGACAACGGAGTTATTGTTGAACAAAAAACTTGTTCAAAACCCTGGGTGGTAA